A genomic region of Catalinimonas niigatensis contains the following coding sequences:
- a CDS encoding alkaline phosphatase D family protein, protein MSKRFSSFFLALILIGLFANCSTSNSNETADSSAEDKLKSKKAARIDSSAVLTTIAFGSCNRQDLPQPLWQPIIANDPDLWVWLGDNIYGDTQDMEAMKAMYVQQKQQPDYQNLYERVPVVGIWDDHDYGINDGGKFYHKKQESRDLMLDFLDVDNGASIRQREGGYQSYIFGPEGQQVKVILLDTRYFRDTLLISETPGRRYEPNPEGDMLGEEQWIWLEKELKESTAQLNIIGSSIQVIAEDHGFEKWANLPESRERVFQMIASSGAQGVVFLSGDRHIGEISKINISGVPYPVYDITSSGLTHVYEDADEDNRHREGDLVAQLNFGIIEIDWQAPIKVTYHIKGEENQAYQSVQVSYP, encoded by the coding sequence ATGAGCAAAAGATTTTCGTCATTTTTCCTGGCACTGATCCTGATCGGTCTTTTTGCCAATTGTAGTACTTCCAATAGTAATGAAACGGCTGACAGTTCAGCAGAAGATAAGCTCAAAAGTAAAAAGGCTGCTCGCATAGATAGTAGTGCAGTACTGACTACCATTGCTTTTGGTTCATGCAACCGACAGGATTTGCCACAGCCCCTTTGGCAGCCTATCATAGCCAATGATCCTGACCTTTGGGTTTGGCTGGGTGACAATATCTATGGAGACACCCAGGACATGGAGGCAATGAAAGCCATGTATGTGCAGCAGAAGCAGCAACCTGATTATCAAAATCTTTATGAGCGTGTACCGGTCGTTGGAATCTGGGATGATCATGACTATGGCATCAATGACGGAGGCAAGTTTTATCACAAAAAGCAAGAAAGCAGAGACCTGATGCTTGATTTTCTGGATGTGGATAATGGTGCTTCTATCAGACAAAGAGAGGGTGGCTATCAGTCATATATATTTGGGCCAGAAGGTCAACAGGTGAAGGTAATCCTACTGGATACCCGTTATTTCCGCGATACTCTACTGATCAGTGAAACGCCTGGCAGACGCTACGAACCCAATCCTGAGGGTGATATGCTGGGAGAGGAGCAATGGATATGGCTGGAAAAAGAGTTGAAAGAAAGCACCGCTCAACTCAATATCATTGGCAGCAGCATACAGGTGATTGCAGAAGACCATGGTTTTGAAAAGTGGGCCAACTTACCTGAGTCACGGGAGAGAGTGTTTCAGATGATAGCCAGTTCCGGAGCCCAGGGAGTTGTTTTTTTGAGTGGTGACCGACATATTGGTGAGATTTCAAAAATAAATATTTCAGGAGTACCCTATCCGGTATATGATATTACTTCCAGCGGACTTACCCATGTATATGAAGATGCGGATGAAGACAACCGGCATCGGGAAGGTGATCTGGTAGCCCAGCTTAACTTTGGGATCATTGAAATTGATTGGCAGGCACCTATCAAAGTTACTTACCACATCAAAGGGGAGGAAAACCAGGCTTATCAATCTGTGCAGGTGAGTTATCCATAG
- a CDS encoding glycosyltransferase, protein MENHYAIVTPCYNENETIIKFLLSLEDTLRNIPYHFTVVVVNDCSTDHTLDLLSKFRFKANNLKLDLLSLRVNLGHQGAIHQGLLYAKGLNVDKFIVMDSDGEDDPHAILNLLVHQEADIVHVVRGKRNERIFFRIAYFFYKLLFRAITKKDMNFGNFCMINRRVLNAATHTSFIHFAAFLSKVRGNHAYITCDRQKRIGGESKMKTSSLIYHAFKSLTEYAEDLLMLFLKLFIFLATCFVGLIGYIFYQKFFTDDAILGWASTMSVGLFNTALIAIGFYVIGIILLNISHYRNISSREPLYERIPSKNEHEYLTIFLDA, encoded by the coding sequence ATGGAAAATCATTATGCTATAGTTACGCCTTGCTACAACGAAAATGAGACAATCATAAAATTTCTGCTATCATTAGAAGATACATTACGAAATATACCCTATCATTTTACAGTAGTAGTAGTCAATGACTGCTCAACGGATCATACCCTAGACCTTCTTTCCAAATTTAGATTCAAAGCGAATAATCTAAAGTTGGATTTACTATCACTCAGGGTAAATCTAGGGCATCAGGGAGCGATTCATCAGGGACTGCTTTACGCTAAAGGTTTGAATGTGGACAAATTTATAGTGATGGATTCTGATGGTGAGGATGATCCGCACGCTATTCTTAACCTATTAGTGCATCAGGAGGCAGACATCGTACATGTAGTTAGAGGCAAACGCAATGAGCGCATTTTCTTTCGTATCGCTTACTTCTTTTATAAGCTCCTTTTCAGAGCGATTACCAAAAAAGACATGAATTTTGGTAATTTCTGTATGATAAACCGGCGGGTATTAAATGCCGCTACCCATACTTCTTTCATACACTTTGCTGCTTTTTTATCAAAAGTGCGCGGTAACCACGCCTACATCACCTGTGACCGGCAGAAACGTATTGGAGGAGAATCCAAAATGAAAACCAGCAGTTTGATATACCATGCTTTCAAATCCCTGACAGAATATGCAGAAGATTTGCTGATGCTGTTTCTGAAGTTATTTATTTTTCTGGCTACCTGCTTTGTGGGTTTGATAGGATATATCTTTTATCAGAAATTTTTTACAGATGACGCTATACTAGGTTGGGCAAGCACCATGTCGGTTGGGCTGTTTAATACTGCGTTGATTGCCATAGGATTTTATGTGATCGGGATCATCTTGTTGAATATCTCACACTATAGAAATATCTCTTCCAGAGAACCCTTGTACGAGCGCATACCTAGCAAAAATGAGCATGAATATTTGACCATTTTTTTAGACGCATAG